GGTTTGACTTCAGACGCCTCGCAACATCTTGAGGTAAATTCTTCGAGATTGAATGCAACTAGTGTACAGATGAAAAGACAGAAAATGTTTACAATCACTTCATTTTCCAGTTTCCACTGACTAAATCGTGGCAATAATACTTCTATCAGCCTTTCTTATTCTAGTTTTATCAAGATGATGTTACCGACTTCTGATCAATAATGCTATAGAAATGAATTAGTATAAGCAATGACGAAAGCCTGGTTCAATATACAGCAGTCAGTGGGTTTATAATTTCGCTATTGAATAGTGGAATTACTCCCTCTTATGGTTGAGAGAATGATTcaattttatgtttgaaatatgAATTGAACTATTATTCAATGTTAAGATTGTTGTTAATGTGGGATGTCATGTGCTAGAAAGTctactattttaaaattgtcatGAATGTGGGAATTCAAGTTCTGGCATATTTTTTAAGTCTTGTACAAATATGCTTGATACATCTGTTTTAATCTTATTTCACTGTCTTGCTGTATAAAATTTCAGCAAATTGTTCCACCAGTTCTTGGCTCTTTTACTGATCAAGATACCAGAGTTCGGTACTATGCTTGTGAAGCTTTATATAACATTGCGAAGGTGAGAggcattaaaaatatatgtatatatatatatttatggtaTAAATCTATTAAACCTCTTTTCAATGTCTATTCCTTTTGGTCACTAGGCCTTGTTCTGAAAATACTTAaagggtataaatatataatgaaaaattatattttaagaagAAATATAGGGTAATTTTGTACATTTGTTGATGTTTTGAATTATGTGATTGATGAGAAGACGGCGTGGGTTATTTGAGGATTATTTAAATCTACTATTTTAACTGCTTTCATCTGCTTTTTCTGTTAGGTTGTCAGAGGAGATTTTATTGTCTTCTTCAATAAAATTTTTGATGCCTTGTGTAAGCTTTCAGCTGATTCAGATGCTAATGTTCAGAGTGCGGCTCATCTTTTAGATAGGCTTATAAAGGTGAATAATAATTCACCTACACTTGTTTGATGATCTGCactaaataaatgatttattattttttctttaaccCATTGTAAACAGGATATCGTCACTGAGACTGATGAGTTCAGGTGTTTAAtccttacattttattttatatttgtctaATCTGGAGAAAAGACTGCAAGTCTGTAATCTTTGACATTGCTAACTCTTTTGGTTACTGGTTTTCTTCTTAGCATCGAAGAATTTATACCATTGTTGAGGGAGCGGATGAACGTTTTAAATCCTTATGTCCGCCAATTCTTGGTGGGATGGATCACAGTATTAGACAGTGTCCCAGATATTGATATGCTAGGTTTTCTTCCGGATTTTCTGGATGGTAAATGTTCATAGCTTCAAGCAAATTGATATCCATGAGGAATTTTGGTTAATATTGCATGAAAAGATAATTCTTGCATTCTTAAGCCGTGGTGAcccaatattattttatttcaggCTTGTTTAACATGCTAAGTGATTCTAGCCATGAAATACGACAACAGGCTGACTCAGCCCTTTCTGAGTTTCTTCAAGAGATAAAAAACTCTCCAGTAAGTTTGATGCTCTGATAGAACAAATAAATCTGTACTGATATGTGATAATTATGTTGTTCTGCCTGCCTATCCTATATATATCTTTTCTTTCTGGCACAAGTATTCCCATTCTAGCTTTAAGCTACAATTTGAAACTGCTCCAATAATATGGCTGTACTGAAGCAATCTTCTCTATTGAACACAATCTTAGTGTGATGCCCTAGTAAAAAAGGTGCTTTGACAGTTTGaccttaaaatatgtttttttttaattgtaatagAAAATGTTACAAGAGAGGCAACTTTCTGTTTCAAAACTTGTATTTGTTACTCTAGTATGCTTGATGTTGTTAGTGAATGCTTATGCATTTTTCACCCTAGTAGTTTCATGAATAATGAAAAGGTTTGgaagaattattatattaagtaTGAATTCCATTATGCATTTATCACTTTCTGACTCGAGTAGTGCTTCCATTGAAGTCTGTAGATTATGGTCGAATGGCAGAAATACTTGTGCAAAGGGCTGCCTCTGGAGATGAATTTACTCGATTAACTGCTATTACTTGGGTAAGATATTTCATACTATGAGGTTTGAGCATCTTGTTTCCTTGATGGCGTAGTTCTTTGTTCAATGGAATCTTGTTTTATGCATTTCTTGGTCTTCTAGTCTTACCATAATACATGCGTATATGGATTTATTGTTTACATTGTTTGTATGCAAAATACATAACATGTATGCTTATTTACATCAGTAGCAGTGATAGCTTGAATATACTATATTATGAATTTACTAAGCCCTTCATACTTATAAATCTTTGTAGTTATATTCATGTTATATAAGAAATAAGTTaggaacaaaaaaaaaagtggagAAGCTATGCAGGTCCATATATTTGATAGCTTACTAGTTATGCTTTCGTTTTCACTCAGTTGAAACTGTAGTTAACAGCTAGTATATTAAACTTTCGAAGGCTAACTGATTGATTGATCAATTAACTTAAAACCTAAAAGTGCCTAAAATTGGTTGCACTCACATATGATAATTAATACCTTGATTAGTTTTGAAGTAGGGAGTCCCAACAAATCAGTCATTTTCTTTGTCAAACTAATAGCATCAAGTTATTTTATTCATGAATTCAAGGTTCTTCAATTTACTTACCTGGTGCagataaatgaatttgtaaaacttGGTGGGGACCAGCTTCTTCCCTATTATGCTGATATTTTGGGGGCTATTTTACCTTGTATATCTGACAAAGAGGAGAAGATAAGAGTTGTGAGTTGATCTACCCTTTTATGTACCTCTCATGTTGCTAGAGATTAATTTTCTCACTTTTGAGTGACATTTCTTTCTCCCCTTTTCCCATACTAAGGGTGATGTGACCAAGCAAAATTGTACTACAAGAATGAGAGCAGTGCCTAGCATTCTTTACTTTTGTCTTATTCAATTTCAGGTTGCTCGGGAAACAAATGAAGAACTTCAAGCAACTAAGACAGATCCAGCTGAAGGGTTTGATGTAGGAGCTATTCTTTCTGTTGCAAGGAGGTGCGTTCTCATTCTATCACGAGTTTTGCAGAAATAATTACTGTTTTGACAAGTGAGAATAGATAGGTACCATGAAAACAATAGAGCAAGTGACCCAGACTGAAGATGGCATATAAATAAGTGAAGAAGTCTCAAAAGGATTTTATCTACAAATTTGACAACATGCTGAAAGAAAAAAGCTAATAAGGAAAATGATCTTAGACAAAACAAGAGACGCCTGTGCACAAACTCTAAAAACCATTAAGGGAACAACTCCAAACATTAGAGATTCTAACCCCTTAAGAAAATCTGGTTTTGCAAAATAATAATCTCCACCTTTTAATCTTCTGAAATGTATGGCTACAGTGTACAGATGTAAATGCACAGTTCAGTTTTTTCTTTGTTCCATTATGAATACACAAGCGATATGGTTATGTGTGCTATTATCTAACATAATTGATGGGAACTGATGTTTATTCTTTTATCAGCCAGTTGGCGAATAAATGGGAGGATACTCGAATTGAAGCTTTGCAGTGGATTTTGACCCTTCTGAAAAGGCATCGGGCAGAGGTGGGGCAACAAGGATATAGTACACATGCTGCAAAACATTTCTCCTCCGTCACTTGCTGACATGCACTCTTATATCcattagagaaaataaaatgaaacttTGTTGTTATGctattgaaaattttgacatggTTCCTTCAAATTGGTGACAGGTATTAACATTTTTGAGCGACATTTTTGAGGCACTCTTGAAGAAATTATCGGATCCCTCTGATGAGGTTATCTCCACTTGTCTGATATTTTCAACCTCAGTCTGATTATTTGACATTATTCTTTAGAAGACAATCATTTTTATGTACTTTGGTTGCACAATGAATTTCTTGGCATTGCCTCAAATCTTGTTGGCCTTGGACTTATCCTTCATGTCACATTGTTGGTAGTATATTTCTGCTGGAATAGATAGGTGAATCACTATCATGGGCAGATTAACtgtcttttgtttttaataatttgttcttGGTGTAGTCTGCTTTCTGATATGGTTTGTTTAAACTTCTATGATTAAGGTTTTATCTATGCATGTACTTTGAAAATGCAATATTTTAGTGACTACTAACGTCATAAAGGAAGCACAATAAGGGTTGATAGTATTTAGCCCTTAGTCAAGATAGATGTGTATGCAGACGCCATGATATGTCATTTTCTTGTATCCTAGCATGGATGATTTACGTTTTTCAGAACTGAAGCTAAGAACGGTTAAGAAAAGAGGTTGCCCTGATTCTCTTCCTTATCTCTTTTGACTCGCATAATATGGAGAGCGTCCAGATAATGAGGGTTAGCATGGACTAGTGCCATAGGGGTGTTTATGATTAGATTTCAGTAATTGCTATTCATCCATCTATGCCCCTTGAATTTATCAATTACTTTTGTTTAGAGGTTGTGGCTCGTGTTTAAGCAGTTTAGAACTGCAATTCCTTTCACCTGTTCTTCCGCTTTTATAATGCTAATCTAAGGAACGACCATCTCTATCTCTGTTgatatctttttcttttcaatttttttccaGGTAGTGCTGCTGGTGCTTGATGTGCATGCATGCATAGCTCAAGATGCACCATACTTCCGCCAGCTTCTAGTTTTCTTGATTCATAACTTCAGAATGGATAATTCTCTTCTGGAAAAGTGAGTCCCTACTGAACTTTAGCAACATGGgaattaagtaaaaatttatAATCGTAGTAACGCCTACATACATTTGCTTATATGAAATTTTAAGTTTTGTAGGCGCGGTGCTTTAATAATACGCAGACTCTGTTTACTTTTAGATGCTGAAAAGGTATTTAGGGAACTGTCCAAGATACTTGAGGGTCAAGCAGATCTTGATTTTGCTTCAGTTATGGTTCAGGTATGACTATATCTGCATGTAGCACAAGacattagataataataatatttgattcacTGTTTATAGCTGCAGATAATTATATTCTGTTGTCTGTGTACTGTTCTTCAGGCTTTGAATTTGATTCTGTTCACCTCCACAGAGTTGTCTGAGATGCGAAATCTTCTCAAACAATCTCTTGTTACTTCTACTGGAAGTGActtatttctttctttgtaTGCTTCATGGTGTCATTCTCCAATGGCAATTATAAGTCTCTGCCTATTAGTTCAGGCAAGttcctaaaaataattattatttagcgTGATGTTGAGATGTTTGTGCTTTTCTGACCTTGTGTGCAATTCATTATACACAAATTGATAGGCTTATCAGCATGCAAGTTCTGTCATTCTGTCGCTGGTTGAGGAGGATATGAACATCAAATTCTTGGTTCAGTTGGACAAATTAGTGCACTTGCTGGAGACACCCGTTTTTGCTTATCTTAGGTTGCAGGTGCTTTGGGACATCTCTTATGTTAAATTATTCTTAAGTGTTTTCTTTTTTGGTTTCAAAGAAGTGCAGGGACGTTCATATGAACCCTAAGGTACCAAAATCACAATGTGTTTGCTTGATGTCATTGTGAGCCCTTCTCCTAAAAATCTATAGTTGTTAGGTTAGTTGGATAACTTAACCATGGTATAGATTTTGTTCCACCAGGGTCTCAATATGAATCTTTTCCAAATAGGGACTGTAGTTTTTTAGACCAGGTTTCGGGTATAATCGAACTTGAGACCTCAACCTCTTAAATTCAAGAATCTTTTACCACTTGAATGATCTGTTAGGACATTTTTACCTTCATCACATAGTTGTCAGGGCCGACCCAAGGATAACCCCATTAAGCCTTCAGGCTGGGCATCCCCAccccttcccaaaaaaaaactattatatttttattttactttacttTTTTTGTGATATTTTGATTCTTGAAGAAATGGGATTGGACTAGGGCAGCCCAATACTGATTTGCATGTGCATTTCATACACGGGAGCCACTATTGTACACATATTGAACAATGAACTTGCCTATTTGGAAACTTGTTATTTTGTTACAATCCCTTACACATTAACGATCCCAATGAAAAATCGCCagagttaaaattgaaagtatTTTGTCATTTGGTGTATGATTATTTTCTTGATCATATTCcagattatagtgtgatttttaCTTCATTTGGATTATTTAGGGATTATTGTGTTTTTTCACAGATATATCAAACGTAGATTTTTCCAAATCACGATTCAGATGAAAAAACTTCATACCAAACAATATTTTAGAACTCCCATTTGTAACTTCAGATGTTGGGTTGACATAAAATATCCTatctttcatctttttttttttcctttgcaGCTCCTTGAATCCAGTAGATATACATGGCTTCTAAAAGTCTTGTATGGATTGCTGATGCTACTCCCCCAGGtaaaacactttaatttcaTATGTTCCGAGTCTTTTCTAGACTTTTACTTTTGTAAGTCTTTACATTAATTTTACtacaatttcttcttcttcaagcaGCAAAGTCAGGCCTTCAAAATATTGAGAACTCGATTAAAGACTATTCCATCATCATACTCATTTAATGATGATCAGTTCAAATGGTTGTCAAGAATGAACTCTTATTCGCAGTATCACGATGCCTCTCAAGTATTTGAAGAAGCTGATATGGATGAAGATTCACAACGTCGAATCAACTATACTGCCATGTTGCAACAGTTTCAGCAGATGCAGTTACAACATCGTATTTTCTCAAAGTCTAAGAAACAGTCAAGTTGTTGCCCTACATCATCAAAAAAGGTTCTTACTTAAAAAAGTAACACTTTCTTGGTTGAAAAACAAGACAATGTGAATAACCTGTCTTTTATTTCCTGTTGTGTTCAGAATTTCCAAAGAGCCGAGGAAGAACGGTTGTCAATTTCGACATCCGAAGCAAGTAGACCTTCTTCAAGATCTTCATATAGAGGTCAGATTTagtaaatgattttttaatttttttttccatatatttTTCTTGTCTTGCTCATCTTACTGATGAAGAGGATAATGCCTGTAAAAACTGTATATCCTTGTCATCTTTTCTCACCAAAAAAAAGGAAAAGTAAATGGGGTGTTGAGGTTTCTCCTAAGCTATTTTGCatagtaattattattttttaatatgttaaaaggAGGATATGTACTCATCTtactattaataataagaatattattattattattatattttaaattagaaccAAATGAGCCAGTAATATACacattttttatactttaatgaCCTAATTCAAATATGTTCTTATAATCttaatatatccatatgaaGTGTTATTGGACATTTGGGTTCTTCATGGCTTTTGAGGGGTTTGTATCTTACCATTTAAATGCTGACATTTAACTTGGTTATTGTTGCTTTTGTGAGttttattgaattattcaaTTGCAATGTACCATCATGATCAATAAAATTCCAAATTTGAGATCTTTCCTTTTTCTTTGTTCCTCttatttggttttatttatCTTGGATGATATGTAATCAAGAGGTTCTTTGGTGTGGATTAAACtcacttttaaaatatcattattttctggatcatgattcaaataatttttttaaaatcatgatCCATATTTGTAATTGTGATTTTTGGTTTGTTTTGGCATAaagattaatttgtttaatcataatttaaattattaataaattttgtgattttttacattattattttggatCATAATAAGATATATGATAACAAATAGGTTTGACATAAGTGGGGCGATTAGGATCTTGCTAAAAGTTGGTGCACTTTTGGtgaattcaaaatcaattgGACAAGTTTCGCTTTTAATATAGTTGGAAGTTAGCATGATTTCTTGACATTACTTCAACTTAAGACGTTCTAAATGAGAATTGAACTCGTAACTTTTGATCTCTTAGGAACCACTTTTGTCACTTAAATGTAATGGTTTTATGTTTAAAACTGCATTTGAATGAATTTGGTTGACAATATCAACAATTGCTTTGTTGATTGATGTCATGGTTCATTTTGATTTACAGATAAGTAAAAGGAGAATATCATACTATTGAGGGATGCAATTTAGTCATTTATTCAAAGTTTCAAATGGGCCCTAGGAAAATAACAAAAAGTAACATGTCATCAAACATACAAGGAATTTTGAAATAGTGGAGAGTTCAAACACTAAATCCAACTGAGAGATAAGATTGAATATGTGGAGTTTTCAAACACTAAATCCAAATGAGAGATAAGATTGAATATGTGGAGTTTTCTATAAAGAATTTGTGCTAATGAGAATCTCCAACCTTTATGTGTTTTACCAAGATAATGTTCGTCTACCACTATCGATCCGATAGATTCTTTGTTTGACGAGAATTATGCAATTTATCAATTTGTTCTTCTCTTAGACGTCATGGCGATAAATTTcaagatatatatatacaattattgtTAGAAATATGGTAATATGAGATTCATTAATAGGACTTTGGAGATCCCTAAAATCCACTCTAAGCAACAACAAAATATCTTCCCATACAAATAAGGAATTTTTATCATTGATCTTTACACTAGGGATTGAAGAATTTTACTCTTACATTCATTATTTCATTAACATCTACATAATCATTACTAAATacaaatgattaaatattgagatatacataaattaattcTCATTTAAGTCAAATAAGTagatacatatataataaaaatgtagataatatttataaaatcaaaataatcaattGATTAGATGTTAAATTAtgactaattataaaaaaaatattaatgattataCAATTTCTTTAATGTGATTTTAAAAACGAATTTATTTGAGTCCCGTAATGAAAGtgaagtaaaataaatttatgaaacaTTTTGAATGgcaataaaaattgtttttatcaaaaaaaaaaaaaagaaatgtcatatttgtatttatatatatatatatatattaaaataattcatcccattatgaaaataaatttcaacaattttttttattgaccgTATGAAAATTAACTCTAAATCTTGTAACTTCATCTGCTTTACCCTTAAAAATAACCAAACATCGACCAAAAGAAAGTATTACTAACACAATCAATTGAAAGAAATAAGTAACAAACGACTTACCAAATACTAAGATCGAGAAAACACCTTCGAAACTGAAATAGAAGGATACTtttcaaattcaagaaagaaaataatttacattaaaGAACaacttgaattttatatttacataaattCACTATACTATTTTTAATTGTTCTGTCACTGAAATTATTAGTATTTGTCATGAAAAAAAGGAACATTTCAGATTTATAATGCAATCGAATTGAAATCACAAAATTTAGAATGAAATATAGAATATGAACAAAATTAAGTTAACGACAACAAAATGTGAATATCCCTAACCTCCTTGAAAGGTCTTGGTTTTGAACCCGGCAAATTATGCGtctggttaagtgtgtttgtgggaTATGTGCTTAACCTCTTGTGAccacatttttttcttttttacgtTAAAGAATATGACACAAccctaatttcttaattttttcaatttagttcactatttatttattttttaatttgtagaaAAAggaacaaaatttatatttatttactcgttttatccataatttttatattaattttttaagctcaacacaaatttattttaagtttatccCAACTCAAATTTCTGAATTCATCTCTGAGTGTGAGGGACGGGAGTCGACTAACTGACAAGGAACTTGTCAGAAGGGGTAAAAGAGGAGTGAAACCATTCGACGGAGTTGGAAAGGACTTCGCTAATCATAATAAGGTTGGTCTCACCTTCGTCCGGGGACTCGAACGATGAGATCGCTGATGCTGACTACCTTCTGTGTCTTTATCAATGAAGTAAATCACCTCGATGCTAAGCGATCCTCAGTCTTCAATGTGAGCCCAACCACCCCACTTTTTTAGTAGGAGAAAGGGGCTCAATCCATGGAGTCCGTCATCGGATCTCTTGCATTTTTGAAGTCAGTGTAGCCAATGCGTCTGCATGCCTGTTGGCTGTCCGCGGAATGTGTTGGATCTATTTCCTCAGTAAGTCTTGGACGGGAGCCCTGTACGCCGCCCGACTCTTTGATTGTGAAATCGCCATTGATTTGATTTGTCTTCTAACTAAATTAAAGTCTAACTAAATTAGAGTCACCGAGATGATGCTGGAAGTCCGGCTTCGTGTGCGGCTTTGAGTCCTAGTATCAGGACTCCGTATT
This is a stretch of genomic DNA from Impatiens glandulifera chromosome 4, dImpGla2.1, whole genome shotgun sequence. It encodes these proteins:
- the LOC124936217 gene encoding protein VAC14 homolog; translated protein: MGDALLVIPPAVLRNLSDKLYEKRKNAALEVEGIVKQLTSAGDHGKIKAVINLLVKEFAMSPQVNYRKGGLIGLAAATVGLTSDASQHLEQIVPPVLGSFTDQDTRVRYYACEALYNIAKVVRGDFIVFFNKIFDALCKLSADSDANVQSAAHLLDRLIKDIVTETDEFSIEEFIPLLRERMNVLNPYVRQFLVGWITVLDSVPDIDMLGFLPDFLDGLFNMLSDSSHEIRQQADSALSEFLQEIKNSPSVDYGRMAEILVQRAASGDEFTRLTAITWINEFVKLGGDQLLPYYADILGAILPCISDKEEKIRVVARETNEELQATKTDPAEGFDVGAILSVARSQLANKWEDTRIEALQWILTLLKRHRAEVLTFLSDIFEALLKKLSDPSDEVVLLVLDVHACIAQDAPYFRQLLVFLIHNFRMDNSLLEKRGALIIRRLCLLLDAEKVFRELSKILEGQADLDFASVMVQALNLILFTSTELSEMRNLLKQSLVTSTGSDLFLSLYASWCHSPMAIISLCLLVQAYQHASSVILSLVEEDMNIKFLVQLDKLVHLLETPVFAYLRLQLLESSRYTWLLKVLYGLLMLLPQQSQAFKILRTRLKTIPSSYSFNDDQFKWLSRMNSYSQYHDASQVFEEADMDEDSQRRINYTAMLQQFQQMQLQHRIFSKSKKQSSCCPTSSKKNFQRAEEERLSISTSEASRPSSRSSYRGQI